Proteins from one Paenibacillus amylolyticus genomic window:
- a CDS encoding metal ABC transporter permease: MAVFEYEFMQRAFWAGGLIGVIAPILGVYLMLRRQVLMADTLSHVSLAGVALGSVMNLNPVICGFTIAIIGALLVEQLRRSYRTYSEVPVAIIMTSGLALAVVLMSLQTNLSKTFSSYLFGSIVAVSDMQLWMMAGVCGMGLLFFILLRRPLYNFTFDEETASIGGVQVKGLSFAFAILTGMTVASAMPIVGVLLVSALIVLPAALALRVSRSFTAAIIVAVITGLIGIFSGLTTSYHLNTPPGGTIALILLVFLLTGISAQKLIARYNRKRHRKETKSQHVILVNQSRRKTSHEIQ; the protein is encoded by the coding sequence ATGGCAGTGTTTGAGTACGAATTCATGCAACGTGCCTTCTGGGCAGGTGGACTGATTGGCGTTATCGCTCCCATTCTGGGTGTCTATCTGATGCTCAGGCGGCAGGTATTAATGGCAGACACGTTATCCCATGTCTCACTCGCAGGGGTGGCGCTCGGTTCGGTCATGAATCTTAACCCCGTCATCTGCGGATTCACGATCGCTATTATCGGTGCATTATTGGTCGAACAACTGCGGCGAAGTTACCGAACCTACAGCGAGGTGCCTGTGGCCATCATCATGACTTCTGGGCTGGCCCTGGCTGTGGTATTGATGAGTCTCCAAACCAATCTGTCCAAGACCTTCAGCTCATACTTATTTGGATCCATTGTCGCGGTTAGTGATATGCAGTTGTGGATGATGGCAGGCGTATGTGGGATGGGTTTACTTTTTTTCATTTTGCTGCGAAGACCATTATATAACTTTACCTTTGATGAAGAGACAGCTTCCATTGGAGGCGTTCAGGTGAAGGGTTTATCGTTTGCATTTGCGATTCTGACAGGAATGACTGTAGCTTCAGCCATGCCGATTGTCGGTGTATTGCTGGTTTCCGCTCTTATTGTATTGCCCGCTGCCTTGGCACTGCGAGTGTCCCGCAGCTTTACAGCAGCGATCATTGTGGCAGTAATCACGGGTTTAATCGGTATTTTTAGCGGTCTGACCACATCTTATCATCTAAATACACCACCGGGAGGAACGATTGCTCTTATCCTCTTGGTCTTCCTATTGACTGGAATATCAGCGCAAAAGCTGATTGCACGATACAACCGCAAGCGTCACCGCAAAGAAACAAAATCACAGCATGTCATTCTGGTCAACCAATCAAGGAGGAAAACATCACATGAAATTCAGTAA